In 'Nostoc azollae' 0708, the following are encoded in one genomic region:
- a CDS encoding TldD/PmbA family protein: MGSANLSQDTLAEDLLELALKSGAEAAEVYQSRSLSRPVFFEANRLKQLETSQSEGTALRLWRNGRPGLTVAYGSVDPQVMVERSLDLSQLNQPESVELVSKSLEFYPDLGEAVPVDMLINWGKEAIALIRDIYPDVLCNSDWECDVENTRLINSKGLDCHYSDTTLSCYMSAEWVRGDDFLSVADGQTQRGELNPDKVAHQILQRLNWAQENVYTPSGRLPVLFTSKAADMLWGTVQAALNGKQVLEKASPWAERLGKPIVVPTLTLYQDPEAGPYSCPFDDEGNPTKSLIFVKNGILRNFYSDHTTGQQLGIGSTGNGFRPGLGSYPTPGLFNFLIQPGTASLQELIQDMDDGLIVDQILGESGGISGDFSINIDLGYRVKKGQIIGRVKDTMVVGNVYTALKQIVKLGGDADWNGACYTPSLIVEGLSTTGKNS, translated from the coding sequence ATGGGTTCTGCAAATTTGTCACAAGATACACTAGCGGAAGATCTGCTAGAACTTGCCTTAAAATCTGGCGCAGAGGCTGCGGAAGTGTATCAGTCCCGATCGCTTTCTCGTCCAGTGTTTTTTGAGGCTAACCGCCTTAAACAACTAGAAACTAGTCAATCTGAAGGTACTGCACTGCGGCTATGGAGAAACGGTCGTCCCGGACTGACTGTGGCTTACGGTTCTGTAGATCCCCAGGTGATGGTAGAGCGCTCGCTCGATTTGAGTCAATTAAATCAACCTGAATCAGTAGAATTAGTCAGTAAATCTCTGGAATTTTACCCAGATTTGGGGGAAGCTGTACCAGTGGATATGTTGATTAACTGGGGTAAAGAAGCGATCGCTCTGATTCGTGATATCTATCCTGATGTTCTCTGTAATAGCGACTGGGAATGTGATGTTGAAAATACCAGGTTAATCAACAGCAAAGGTTTAGATTGTCACTATAGTGATACTACTCTCAGTTGCTATATGTCCGCAGAATGGGTTAGAGGTGATGATTTTTTAAGCGTTGCTGATGGACAAACTCAACGTGGTGAACTCAACCCCGATAAAGTCGCTCATCAAATTTTACAGCGATTAAATTGGGCGCAAGAAAACGTTTATACTCCTAGCGGTCGTCTTCCAGTTTTATTCACTTCCAAAGCGGCAGATATGCTGTGGGGAACTGTACAAGCTGCTTTAAATGGTAAGCAAGTCTTAGAAAAAGCTTCTCCTTGGGCAGAAAGGTTAGGTAAACCAATTGTTGTACCCACTCTCACTCTTTACCAAGATCCTGAAGCTGGGCCTTATAGTTGTCCTTTTGATGATGAAGGCAATCCTACAAAATCTTTGATATTTGTTAAAAACGGGATTTTACGGAATTTTTATAGCGATCACACCACCGGACAACAATTAGGAATTGGTAGCACAGGGAATGGTTTTCGTCCTGGTTTGGGTAGTTATCCGACCCCTGGTTTATTTAACTTCCTCATCCAACCGGGTACCGCATCCTTACAAGAATTAATTCAAGATATGGATGATGGTTTAATCGTGGATCAAATATTAGGAGAAAGTGGCGGAATTTCTGGTGACTTTTCCATCAACATTGATTTGGGCTATCGGGTAAAAAAAGGGCAAATAATTGGCAGAGTTAAAGATACAATGGTGGTTGGTAATGTTTACACAGCCCTTAAACAAATAGTCAAACTGGGTGGAGATGCAGATTGGAATGGTGCTTGTTATACTCCTTCATTAATAGTTGAAGGACTTTCTACTACTGGAAAAAATAGTTAA
- the atpC gene encoding ATP synthase F1 subunit epsilon: MTLTVRVVSPDKTVWDAQADEVILPSTTGQLGILTGHAPMLSALDTGVMRVRATKNSNWQAIALLGGFAEVEEDEVTILVNGAEYGDAINLEEARQAYNESQTKLNQVAAGDRQAQIQANQAFKRARARFQAAGGMV, translated from the coding sequence ATGACACTAACCGTTCGTGTAGTTTCCCCAGATAAAACTGTGTGGGATGCTCAAGCTGATGAAGTAATTCTTCCCAGCACAACTGGTCAGTTGGGTATCCTGACTGGACACGCACCAATGTTATCTGCCTTAGATACAGGTGTAATGCGTGTTCGTGCTACCAAAAATTCCAATTGGCAAGCGATCGCACTTCTAGGTGGTTTTGCAGAAGTTGAAGAAGATGAAGTTACCATTCTTGTTAATGGTGCTGAATATGGCGATGCTATTAATTTAGAAGAAGCCCGTCAGGCTTACAACGAATCACAAACCAAGTTGAACCAAGTTGCCGCAGGGGATAGACAAGCTCAAATCCAAGCAAATCAAGCCTTTAAACGCGCCCGTGCCCGTTTTCAAGCTGCTGGTGGTATGGTTTAA
- the atpD gene encoding F0F1 ATP synthase subunit beta, with amino-acid sequence MVTTAEKTNIGYITQIIGPVVDVKFPGGKLPQIYNALTITGTNEAGQNISLTVEVQQLLGDNQVRAVAMSSTDGLVRGLEAVDTGAPITVPVGKATLGRIFNVLGNPVDNQGPVNAEARLPIHRDAPKFTELETKPSVFETGIKVVDLLTPYRRGGKIGLFGGAGVGKTVIMMELINNIATQHGGVSVFAGVGERTREGNDLYNEMIESGVINKDNLNESKIALVYGQMNEPPGARMRVGLSGLTMAEYFRDVNKQDVLLFVDNIFRFVQAGSEVSALLGRMPSAVGYQPTLGTDVGALQERITSTTEGSITSIQAVYVPADDLTDPAPATTFAHLDGTTVLSRGLAAKGIYPAVDPLGSTSTMLQPNIVGDEHYNTARSVQSTLQRYKELQDIIAILGLDELSEEDRLIVARARKVERFLSQPFFVAEVFTGSPGKYVKLEDTIKGFQKILSGELDALPEQAFYLVGDINEAIAKAEKLKG; translated from the coding sequence ATGGTCACCACCGCAGAAAAAACAAACATAGGTTACATTACCCAAATCATTGGTCCAGTTGTAGACGTTAAGTTCCCCGGCGGTAAATTACCCCAAATCTACAACGCTTTGACCATCACAGGCACTAACGAAGCTGGACAAAACATCAGCTTGACCGTTGAAGTACAGCAATTGCTAGGCGACAACCAAGTTAGAGCCGTGGCGATGAGTAGCACTGACGGATTAGTACGTGGTTTGGAAGCCGTTGATACTGGCGCTCCCATCACCGTACCCGTAGGTAAAGCTACTCTGGGTAGAATTTTCAACGTTTTGGGCAATCCTGTAGATAACCAAGGACCTGTAAACGCTGAAGCCAGACTACCCATCCACCGTGATGCTCCTAAATTCACAGAATTGGAAACCAAACCTTCTGTGTTTGAAACTGGGATTAAAGTTGTTGACTTGCTGACTCCCTACCGACGCGGCGGTAAAATTGGTCTGTTCGGGGGTGCTGGTGTTGGTAAAACCGTGATCATGATGGAATTGATCAACAACATTGCTACCCAACATGGTGGTGTGTCTGTATTCGCAGGTGTGGGTGAACGTACTCGTGAAGGTAATGACCTCTACAATGAAATGATTGAATCTGGGGTTATCAACAAAGACAACCTCAATGAATCTAAGATTGCTCTAGTTTACGGTCAAATGAACGAACCACCCGGAGCTAGAATGCGGGTTGGTTTGTCTGGTTTGACAATGGCTGAGTATTTCCGTGATGTGAACAAGCAAGACGTATTGCTGTTTGTTGACAATATTTTCCGGTTTGTACAAGCTGGTTCTGAAGTATCCGCACTATTGGGACGGATGCCTTCTGCGGTAGGATATCAGCCTACTCTGGGTACAGACGTTGGTGCATTGCAAGAACGGATTACTTCTACCACCGAAGGTTCTATTACTTCTATTCAAGCTGTATATGTACCTGCGGATGACTTGACTGACCCCGCACCTGCAACTACCTTTGCTCACTTGGATGGTACAACAGTATTGTCTCGTGGTTTGGCAGCTAAGGGTATCTATCCAGCGGTTGATCCTCTGGGTTCTACTTCCACCATGCTACAGCCAAACATTGTTGGTGATGAACACTACAACACTGCTCGCAGTGTACAATCAACTCTACAACGTTACAAAGAACTACAAGACATCATCGCTATTCTGGGTTTAGATGAATTGTCTGAAGAAGACCGTCTGATTGTAGCACGGGCGCGGAAAGTTGAGCGTTTCTTGTCTCAGCCTTTCTTCGTAGCTGAAGTATTTACTGGTTCTCCTGGTAAGTATGTGAAGTTGGAAGACACCATCAAAGGTTTCCAGAAGATTCTCTCCGGTGAGTTGGATGCTTTACCAGAGCAGGCTTTCTACTTGGTAGGCGATATTAACGAAGCAATCGCAAAAGCTGAAAAGCTCAAAGGTTAA
- a CDS encoding SRPBCC family protein, translated as MSQVLEQSIRILAAATVVESCFTDLNLMHRWLNPLLRCEPVGTVWSTNIGSRSRFIIQIPVIKPTLNTVVIERQPGLVVWAFKGFFQGSDRWECQPLPKGTLLLNRFEFQIPNPVVSWGFNTFGASWTKADMQAQLRRLKRIAESFE; from the coding sequence ATGTCCCAGGTTCTAGAACAATCAATAAGGATTCTTGCCGCTGCTACGGTAGTAGAAAGCTGTTTTACGGATTTAAATCTAATGCATCGTTGGCTTAATCCTCTTCTGCGTTGCGAACCTGTGGGAACAGTGTGGAGTACAAATATTGGTAGTCGCAGTCGGTTTATAATTCAAATTCCTGTGATTAAACCCACTTTAAACACTGTAGTGATAGAAAGGCAACCAGGTTTGGTAGTATGGGCATTTAAGGGATTCTTTCAGGGAAGTGATCGCTGGGAATGTCAACCACTACCAAAAGGTACACTTCTCCTTAACCGCTTTGAGTTTCAAATTCCTAACCCTGTAGTCAGTTGGGGTTTTAATACGTTTGGTGCATCTTGGACAAAAGCAGATATGCAAGCTCAACTGCGTCGTCTCAAACGAATAGCAGAAAGCTTTGAATAA